In the Anolis sagrei isolate rAnoSag1 chromosome 1, rAnoSag1.mat, whole genome shotgun sequence genome, CACCGAGCCTATTAAAaagcataggttttttttttagtaattgtAATATTTGCAGGTAGGGCTATTATTTTACGTTTTTATGTTCTAAATTGTGATGGCCGGCAGCTCTAAATAATAAAAGCTGCAGTTTTACATATCTTCTGGGGGGAAAGCTCTTTGTATGTTGGTTAGGTTTTAGGCTCATTATACAAAATAAATTAATTCACAAAATATATTGTATAGCTTCTTATAAGTAAGAAATTGATTATTCTCATTTTTCCTTATAGATTGCATTTGAACTGACTTTAAAGCTGCCAAAATGGTTTTAGCGGATCTTGGGAGAAAAATAACCTCAGCATTGCGCTCACTGAGCAATGCTACAATCATCAATGAAGAGGTATGTAGCCtttatatatatgaaaaatgaTAGTAAACACAACTTCattctcactgtgaaagaactaGTCTATACTAATGACTAAAATTCTACTTGCTTAAAATGTCATATGTGATATATCTAGCCTCATAGAAAGTGTTATGTTATGAGTTAATTCTGTTTAACCAACACAGAATTTATTCATAGTGTTAGCATAGTCTGAATCAGGATGGATAGCTTCATTGGGTTCGTGGGCCAGTTATCTGTCCTCAGGACTTATGAATCACATATTTTCCAAGTACACATAAATAATGAAATCTCAAAACCAGAATTTCTAAAATACTAATTCCAGTTTGAGGATAGGTTGCATGATGTTTTATCCCAAACATGTtttattccaattttttttttaaaaaatgatattttgTGGGGGATGAAATATTCAGAACAGGGAAAGCCCACAACAAAGTGTTTGGAAGAAACACTTTGACACTTCCTGCAGCTTTTTCTAGAGATTTTATTTGATACATTATATGTtgtcactttttatttatttctcactttATATCACatgtctatggccccttctacacagctctataaaatgacattatctgctttgaactggattgtatggcagtgtagactcaatgtGTGGGCGATTATATGTGTAGTCGATTGTAATTTCTTATTCTTACTGTTTTCAGTTCTATGtatggttttttttgtgtgtggcacTTCCGAGTTCTTGTaagccttcagggagatggtgtcagggtacaaataaagatgagtATTATGTGAATTATCAgccttgatagtctggattatatggcagtgtagaagagccctaaatgaaagaacaaaatgaatatttgaaatcttaattttgctttatttactttttttactCTAAAATTAAGAGTAATTTGGTGCAGCAAAAATTCTGTAGCTTATCTATTTCTGAAtttatcttccttttctttttatcaGGTTTTAAATGCTATGCTAAAAGAAGTATGTACAGCACTATTAGAAGCTGATGTCAACATAAAGCTCGTGAAGCAATTAAGAGAAAATGTCAAGTgagttaacaaaacaaaataacagtTTTTATCTCTTACAGAAGTATTAATTTGTTcatgtttatttgcattttctgaAAGAATTGTTTGCACTTTTTTGATTTTGTACCCGACTTAAAGCAGTTTAATTATATATCTGGCCTATTACATTCGCTGAAGTGTTTTTATATGTGAGCTCAAGAAGTGTTCTTCTGACCTATTTAAGATATGTAGTAAATGCATACATTAAAGTACAGTATACGGCTTATGCAAATGTAGTGAAAATTTTATACATAGTCTTAAAAATTGAGGCTTCAGAATAATTAAAGGTATAGCACTTCTGTACCAAATTGATTTTGGGGGAGGACCAGTGAGATGAATGGGTAGTTTTGAGCAAACTGCTAAGAACAAATACAGTGGGGTGTTATTTAGTGCATGAAGTATCTGTAATACACACATGAAAGGCATtagcctgatacacacacacatagtatataATGCATAACAGgacatgtgtgtatgtgggtCTGTGTATGggtagaacctaaaagaagcatctcTTCTCTCTCTGCAAGGCACTGCTTCTGgcatttttgaatgcctgagtaGGGAAATAGTAGTAAGTAGGTAGTGGTGTCTGGCCTCCTGAGGCAATGCTGGTGTTTTTCCCTCTCTGTAGAATAAACTTCAAGGTATCCactggtcatatcaaaattcatgacTTGTATATGAGATCAagttatacacaagtatatatagtaAATATTCTTATGATATACGGCTtttatatttctttcctttttaaccACAGATCTGCTATTGATCTTGAAGAAATGGCTTCTGGCCTCAACAAAAGGAAAATGATTCAACATGCTGTCTTCAAAGAACTTGTCAAGGTAAAACATCAGTACTTGTTTTCTAATCTGTATGTTTCTAACATAGTCAAACATTCATGTCTTTCTTATTTTTTCTTACCAGATATTTTTTTACTTCAGATCCAGACTTCATATGTGACTCTTACATGGTCATATTTTTCAGGTGTGGGTACCTGCAATTGTACTAAGACTAAGACTTGACACTGAAAAAGGTGCTTATATTACTTCACTGCAACCGTGCAAATGCTAGTGTGCCCCAgctgtttaaaatatattttattagtgACACTATTTTCAAGCTTAATCTGTTGAATATAGTAGATTTTTACTCAAGCCTTGCTCTTGTCATAAGTCACATTAGTTCATTTCAGTTTTCAAGCCAACATACCATTTGTGTTACTTGAGGTTGGATGTGATTTCTGAATTAGTTAGCGGTCCTTGTTCTGCCTCTTGAGCCCATTCTTCCTACAGGGGAGAATGGAAAACAAATGGAGGGAGTGGGGGAAAGTAAACAATACTCAAATATTACCTTTCTTTAAATTTGGGAACTTAAATTACAGTTGTATTCTGAATCAGAATTTTAATGTCATCTCTAAATTGAACCGTATACTCATCTAAATTAATCATTGTGTGGATTTTACATCAATTGCATATGATCATCCCTGTTGGATGAGTTACGCAGTTAAGCTCTTATTCCATAAGCAGCTCCAAATGCTGTCTGAAAACCTTCTCCCAAATTCAACaaagctctagaacagtggttatcagcctgtgggtccccagatgttttggccttcaactcccagaaatcccaacagctggtaaactggctgggatttctgggagctgtaggccaaaacacctggggacccacaagttgagaaccactgctctagaagttgCCTTGAAATGGCAATCTAACACAGAACTACATAAACATGAACTCTTGTATTCCTTTGAAATGGCAATCTGATACACTACTGTGATTAATTACTCTTATTTCTCTGGACCTGCTAATATTTTTTACTTAAAACACATTTCTTCTTTTTAGCTTCTGTGGGAACTGCTGTTTGCCATGAGTAAATTGGTGTATATTATCTAAAAAGAATTCTGTTCGTTTCCCTTATCCACTTTCAAAGGACTCCATTTAGAGTTTGAAACTGATAATGCTATCCTGTGCCTGGCATAGGAAGTAGAGCAGCACCACTCCTAGTCTCTTGCAAATCACTATATTGGCCCTGAGTTTGCTCTTGACATCAGTTTCCAATGGCACTATGTATAAGATAGTGATTTGGAGGAGTTGTAAGAACCATTGGGTTAAAAATACAGGTAGGTTAATCTATTTTTCTCCTTTAGAATTCACGTGTAGCAGATATAATAGGGTTTAAATTTCTCACTTTCAGAATTGCAGGGAAAAGAGGAATATTGAAGAAAATCTTCTGTTGAAATTACATTCCTTGTAAATCTTGTGTATGTTCTGAGTTTGAGACTAAGctttctaaaacacagatatacTATTATTCTACAGCTTGTTGATCCTGGAGTCAAAGCCTGGACACCAACAAAAGGAAAACAGAACATCATAATGTTTGTTGGGTTGCAGGGAAGTGGCAAGACAACTTCATGTTCAAAGGTAACACTACACATTTCACAGTCTTTAATGTTGTTGCAAATAAGAGATATGTAGCAAGTGTAAATAGGCAAAAAGATGTCAGGTGCTAAATATTTCAAAACACAATTGAAATACTAGTAGTTGTGGTAACCTCATGTAAAACCTACTTCTCAGGAATACTCCTGTATTgctttaacattttatttgtcatgtatacaaattaaatgttttatattgtttacttcAACTTTCATTGGTATGGTAACAAACTATAATTTTATGCTAGTTGTTGTTTGTCTCACACCGAAGTAGAAAAAACAAGATGTCTATTTCAGTCTTCATTTTGACtgtataaaaaaaatgaaaagataatGTAATAGCTTGTGGGAAGCACTTTTAATCCATGTTTGCACTGTAATTACAATTTGGATTTCTTAttaacagttggcatactattacCAGAGGAAAGGCTGGAAGACATGCTTGATATGCGCAGACACGTACAGAGCAGGTGAGCACTTTTGTTGTCAAGCTAGTTTGTTTTTGCAAGTTGTACATGTTTTATAGGGTTAACAAGCTGTGTTTGTATTGTACAGGTGCTTTTGACCAATTAAAACAGAATGCAACAAAAGCAAGAATTCCATTTTATGGCAGGTATGTCTCCTTAACCATTAAGATTAATTATCAAATTAAAATCTGTAGAAGCTCAGAGAGGATTAATGATCCAATTCAACTAGAGTAATGTTGAATttaatcattaaaatatatttcacaaATGGATACATTTGATTACTTGGAATCATTGCCTTAGTGTTAGATGATCACTAGTTTTCAGTAGGTGTCTATATAAGAATGCTGTTGTGCTATTTCCATGTAGTTTTGCGTCTGCCTCTCACAGGCAATACATATTGCTCTGAATGAGAGTTTGTAAGCATAGCTGCAAAAACAGGTTCTTGACAGTATGTTAATGTATCCACTAGTCATATCAGTAGGGGCTCCTTTCTGATTGTCAGTTGTGTACTTGCAGAGTAGTTCCTACTTCCTCCTTCTGACAGTGTTTGGGAATAAAGGCCTGAAAAAGTGGGAAATCTGTTTTGGACTAAACCAAAAGCTGTTCACTGGGTAAGATGGTCCTTCCTCCTGACCTAGAGACTGAATTTGGAAGGTTTCTCAGGGACCTCATTAAAGTTGTGTAGGCCTAAGGGCACAGAAAGGGGCCAAACTAAAATCAGTGTACTATTTATTAATTAGAATATTTTTCATTCAAGTATAAGGAGCACAGCTCAAATCTAAGTATGCCTTCTTAGGAATAAGTCCCAACACAACAGCTTACTGGGCTTAAATATAACATTCTATGCTATAGCTTCTTATTGTTGATCATTGGTTTGCAATAACAGCTGAGTTGGATGAGAATATCTGCAAGTTGAATTTGGGCAACAGATTGGATAATTATCATTTTTGGCCTGCAGTGGTGGCAAGTGAGAACCATCTCATAATTTCACATAACTATGTGTTTGCCTGTTGCAACAGTTATACAGAGATGGATCCTGTGATTATTGCATCAGAAGGTgttgaaaaatttaaaaatgaaaactttgaaataataatcGTTGATACAAGTGGTCGTCACAAACAGGAAGACTCTCTTTTTGAAGAAATGTTGCAAGTTGCTAATGCCATAGTAAGTATTGTATGAGTAATATAAGGCAATTTTGGAGTTGTTCTAATAGAGACTAGTTTTTATATAAAGTAATTATCAAAGAATGTGAAGGACTAATTCACACAATCTTGGAATGTTAGTTATTCATATTCTTAAAATGCAGAAGCTTTTTAGATGTGCAAACATACAGCATGATCCCCAACATTTTGCAATCAGCTCTAAAGTAATCTAGATTCAGAAGGACTTACTTACATACAGGAATGGagctttcatttatttttaaatgcatgaaGTAACAATGACGAAAAAAATGATACCTCCCAACAGAGCatgcccccaggcaggaagcagccagggtttgaagctgcaataataataataataataataataataatcatcatcatcatctttatttataccccaccaccatctccccgatgggggctcggagcagcttacatggggacaagcctgataacatattacagcaaaatgaaaccagaacataaacagcaaacaacatcatcaaaattacagaaaaaagcgacacaatagcaaaataacattccaataacaAAGGATAAAACGgttaaaagactctaatgagataacaataggagcagattatttgcagggagctcataaaaacacgCAGAGTtatgaaactaaacttcccatttggaggggtgtGTACTCCAGTGGCAAGGGCGTTGAAGGGAGCAACAGTGTTATTTAATGGTCATggaaggccattaaatgcaaatcaaggtggccaattgcaacattcactcttgcctccaacagacaagagttctttgtcccatcctggacattccacagatatgtaaacctcacctgcctagtttccaacagatctcacaacctctgaggatgcttgctatagatgtgggtgaaatgcaaggagagaatgcttctggaacatggccatacagactagaaaactcacagcaacccagtgaataaAAATGCCTGAAATTTAAATCAGGAATTATATTGAAGGAATCATAACTATGTAGTTTCAAGTCCAGAATAACTTCTAACTTAAAATAATTAAGGCTGTTGTTGAAGAAATTGTCATATTCCTTAATAAAATGTAAACATGGTATGtgtgttttagatttttaaacaTCTTGTCCCTGTTCCTTTATATTTACTTGCCTCTAAACAATGATAAAGATAGAAAGGGCCCTAATTTTCCAACTCCTTTtgtttatataaatatttttagcAACCAGATAATATTGTTTATGTGATGGATGCCTCTATTGGTCAAGCCTGTGAAGCTCAAGCAAAGGCATTCAAAGACAAAGTTGACGTCGCCTCTGTGATCGTGACAAAACTTGATGGTCATGCAAAAGGAGGTGGGGCACTCAGTGCGTaagtattgttttgatttgatttatatcccacttttctcctcagTGGGCataaacatttatttaattatttatttgcagtatttatattccgcccttctcaccccacagggtgAGAAGGCTTACAATGGCTTACAATATCAATTAAAACAGAATGTTTGAAACAATATTGAGtacaaagttaaaaaaattaatcagtcgctcagttaaaaaaaacactttaataacattaacaattaaaaacacatacacattgcAAACTTTAAAACAGATTTCACATCATTCTaccattaataacaacaacaacaacaacaacaacaactttatttataccctgcctactttgtggaaggccagcagggatggtcTCAGTTGGGAGGAagtagccaccaaaaaggccctctcccgtgTTCCCACCAAATTTGCTTGAGAGAGCCTTCATCAATCTAAAGGTGAAAGCCTATTTAAACAGAAGGTGTTTTCTCTCCCTCGCAGAGCTGAAAGTAGCACTCTGAATGACTCCATAGTAACACAGTTCTGAAAATACAGATCTAAACCTGACTTACTGAATTAGTGTTAtggcatatttttattttgtttttgtggaaagATAAGTATTATGAATGCAGATAATTGTATTACTGCAGTGCAGTGCTGGGAGGAATGGCTCTTctcaaaactgtcagttttcccATTAACAAAATTCAGAAGTTTCAATATTTAATGTTCAATGCACAGTATAAATCTAGTTTTGCCAGTTTGGTCAGAAAGAGAATTTAAAACTGCTTTCCCATGCATCAGTTGTAGCTTGCTTCATGAGGACTGTCATATTAAGCTTTTCAATTCAGAACATTACAATATATCTTACTTAATAGATGTTGTTTTTCAGTTGTGAAATCTTGCTAACTCTGACTCTAACTAACCTCTAGTACATTTTATACTATATTGCAGAGTTGCTGCCACGAAAAGTCCAATCATTTTCATTGGTACTGGTGAACACATAGATGACTTTGAACCCTTTAAAACCCAGCCTTTTATCAGCAAACTTCTTGGTATGTATTGCAGGAGTTTTTGTCTAATATTGTGGCTTcctcaaaccttttttttttctcacaggtgttttattttgttgctgaagatgtttttatttttttgtattccAGGTATGGGAGATATTGAAGGATTGATAGATAAAGTAAATGAATTGAAGTTAGATGACAATGAGGCTCTCATAGAGAAACTAAAACACGGTAAGCTATACAAAAAAACATTTGTAATACGCTCTTCAGTGGCTTAATGCTCTGCTTGTTCTAGAAAGTATATGATGCTTTACAAGTAAAGGAACAACAAAACAGTTCCTTGCCATCAGGCTTTGCAATCTAATTAAGACATGGCACAAGAAAAAAGAGGATGGCAGTGTGGGGAAAATTAAGTCCAGTAGTCGctgcctcttcccttctcttttcattGGCCAAGAAACAGGGAAAGCAGGGCCGTTCTTCAGCTGGAGGGTCCAGGCATGATGTCCCTACCTGttctcttcctctgaggccaCAGAAGGTCACTTGAAATGAAGGGTTTCTCCTCAGCTCTTGGGCCTAGTCATAATGAGGCTGTGCCTGCCTCTTATTTTCTGCCGCCAAGGGCACAGTAGTAGCAATCTACTAGccggggctgctttgattgtgtttttcctgcatggtagtgggttggactcgatggacaatgtggtcttttccaactctattattctatgattttatgagatGGAGGAAAAAGGCTTTCATCTGTTTCTGGACCCAGGTATGATGAAGCTGTGCTGGCTTCTTGTATTTTTCCAAGATGAAAATTTAACCAATTATCTTCTGTCCTTCAGGACAATTTACTTTGAGAGACATGTATGAACAGTTCCAAAACATCATGAAAATGGGCCCCTTCAGTCAAATCTTGGTAACTATAGCTGAATCTTTTATTTACAAAAGATCTTGATAATATTCTGCACTACAGAATTAAGCCTTTATCTGATTTTTAAAACTCCATAAACTGTGTACTTGAAAGAGGTATTTACTATTTCCTTATTTCTTCTGTAGGGCATGATTCCTGGTTTTGGAACAGATTTTATGAGTAAAGGCAATGAACAGGAATCAATGGCAAGGTTAAGGAAACTGATGACAATAATGGACAGTATGAATGATCAAGGTAATGTTTCCATTTGTTTAAAACTAAACAGAGATGTTGAAGTGTATTACACTGTCAGAACAGTGAAAAAGCTTAAAAGTCTAACCTTTATATTTCATAATACTTAAATTGTAAGATATACATTTTGAAGCTGGACTTGCCTCTCCATGAACAAAAGGAGTTACTCTGCTTGTTATGGCTGCTGGATCTAGTGGAAACCAGATCTAGgtaagcccagcttacttgtccaaaaatatctccctctatgtaccacctcggaggttaagatcttcaggggaggccctcctctggtcccacctccttcgcaagtgcagttgctggggacgagagacaaggccttctcagtggtggcgccttggctgtggaactccctccctagtgaaatcagCTCAgttctctccctcctgacctttagaaagaaattaaaaaattggTTGTCAGACCAAGCCTTCGTTGAGTAATTCAGTTCAATAAACCGATATTAAATAAGTGCAATACGATTGGAATGGCTCCTAGACTAtgacttggatctgtgtggttttaatatttggtttttaatatattggttttttaaaagtatggtTTTTAAGGCATATGCTTATTGCATGTATATGTttgttatatggcattgaattgttgccaacttgGAAGCCTCTctcagtccccttcagggtgagagaaggtggggtaaaaatatagtaaataaataaataaacttcctgcAGGTGTAGCTTTCTCCATTTCTGTCTGGAATTTCTTTTACCATCTTTTGCACACTTTTGGAGGACCTTCTGGAGAAATGTGGGAggtattcgggggggggggggctgcagaaGAAAGGTTGAAATTGAGAACGTTGTTTTCCCTTGATGTAATGTCAGTGCGACCCTTAAGAAGAAGCTTGGAGCAGTTCTGTTTTCTTATATAAGTGCCCACTCAAATACTATTGTATAGTGTTGTAAATTCattgaaatttatttttattatgcgtattatttttttatttttaacttatgttttaactgatgttgTATGTTTCAAGGCACCATGGAGGTgcgattgtaagccgccttgagtcccccttggggtggagaaaggtgggatataaataaggtaaataattaaacaaactaataaataaataaatgaccttaGTTGCTGCTTTTaaaagcaggatttttctgcttGAAATGTATAGGAAATGTGAGGGCATAATTTAATATCAGTATTACATCTTCAATGTtacaaaggtaaagatttccccttgacattaagtctagttgtgtctgactctggaggatggtgctcatctccatttctaagctgaagagccagcgttgtccgtagatgcctccaagatcatgtggctggcatgactgcatggagctccattacctttctgctgaagcagtacctattgatttgcatgtttttgaactgctcgattggcagaagctggggcttacagtgggagcttgccccactccccggattctaaccgccgacctttcagtcagcaagttcaacagctcagcagtttaacctgcttctACACGGGGGGCTCCATCTTCAATGATTGGATTGTATTAAGCTTCTACTATAGAATCCatattgatatatttttaaacaaaagaaAATCAGGAATGCACTTGGAAGTATTTTTATGTTACAGAACAGATGTATTTTAATCTTACTTTTTTCTAATTTCAGAACTAGACAGTACAGATGGGGCCAAAGTTTTCAGCAAACAACCTGGAAGAATCCAAAGAGTAGCAAGAGGTTCTGGCGTCTCAACTAGGGATGTTCAAGAACTACTAACACAGTACACAAAATTTGCACAAATGGTGAAAAAGATGGGAGGCATCAAAGGACTTTTCAAAGGTGAGAATATGGCTATATGGTTTAGATGTGTGAAAGTGAATCATTTGCTATATTTTAGAAACTTTAATTTTAGGCTTACCTTTAGGTACTGAAATATTTGGAATGATCTTTTAACGGGAATCCCATTTCCAGGTAACTTtttgaaataaattaaatacTTATGTAATTTGAGGAACGGATTCGTGTTTCTAATTCTGTCCTAGAAAATTATATTTaccatgattatttatttacattggaCAAAGATGAGACTGAGGCAGAAATAATAGATGAAGAGATGGTAATAATTACTCTCATTAGATCTTCTATTgagagaaaaaaatcattgtCCAGTACCAAAGTTCAGCATATTCCTAATGTTCATTCAATGGTGCaggaataaaaattattaaagtCCCACCCCTTTTCTGTCTTTAAAGGTGGTGATATGTCAAAGAACGTAAACCCATCCCAGATGGCAAAACTAAACCAACAGATGGCAAAGATGATGGATCCCAGAGTTCTTCACCACATgggtaatgtttttttttttttttgcttaatatTACAGGGAAATAAAGTCCTTGTGTTTAACAACTTTAATACTGTATGCACATGCATGTTATCCAAAAGTCACATTCATATTAACTAGTAAATAAGTGGCCTATAAAATATTTAGAAAGACCTTTCAGTGCATTTAGAAAGTGGTTGGGCACTGTCACCCTCCAGATAGGTTGGACTGTAATTTCCACGATCTTTCACCTTTGGTTGGTTATACCAAAGTTTTGGGAAAATCCCACCCATCCCTTTTAGAAATTGCAATGTAATATGACAGATGTCTGTTAAAGAAATGCGAGCTTAAAATAACCCTGTGTACTTATTCCATTTAATGTGACTCCAAAGTAATGCTGAaaagtttatatttaattttgtgcTTCTGTTCCAGGTGGCATGGCAGGATTGCAGTCAATGATGCGGCAGTTTCAACAAGGTGCTGCTGGAAACATGAAAGGCATGATGGGATTTAATAACATGTAAAGTGAAAGCCTTAATAAACTGACTTGGAAAACCATATTTGCTGAAACATCACTAAAAGAATGAGATCTCCTATTTTTACAGTGGAGAATATTATTGCAGCAAGTGACACTTTTGAAACTTCAATTCTGAGAATTTCTAGATTTATTTCTAGAAAAATGGGTATATTTTTGCTTAAATTAGccttttctgttttaattttgatGTTACCTGGATaattaagttaaaaattaaattgTGTACAAATTTAATATTTAGAGGGAACTTTTTAATTGCCTCAGGTGGCAGCCGTTATATTTGTAAACAATTCAGATCTTTGGTTAATGCCAATATGTCACAAATATACTGTAAAATAAACTTAAGTGGTTGTAAATTTAAGAGCTGAATTTTTATAACATTGCACTGGACCCTTGAAGTAAGACTGTTGCAAGGCAAAAAAGCTTTTGCTGAATGTATTGAAGTGCAGATGTATTTACTTTGGACAAAATGACGTAGTTTATGCATTTAAACACCCGACACCTTTGTCTGCTCTGTTTTCTACTCGGCAAGGCAGAACTTATACCTTTCCAAAATGGTAACACTTCATTGTGTTCCAAAAACAAATATTAGTCACTCCCCCGCTCCAAATAGTCATTATTTGGAGGGTAACATTCTCTAGTAAAATGTTTTCTTGTAATATTTTTCTTCACTCTTCATGAAACTTTATGTTTAAGGCCCAATACCAGAATATATGCACTAATAAATATGTCTGATTTTTTGCTATTTTCATTTTATGGCACTTTCTATTGTTAGAAGCTTCTCCGTTTTTCCTGAATTACCGGTTAAGCAGAAGGAAGCTACTGAGACATTTGAGGAGTGCCATCACTAAATGCTTCATGCttgctttttaaagaattatGAGTCTTTAATTAAGCCTTTTGGAGCCAACTTTTTATAtaaagtttcttttaaaaaaaacttcagaaaaGATACACTTTTACAATGCTAGTTTGTTAGGTGCCCTGAGGACTGAAGTCTCCTTGCCTTCTTCTAAAAGGCAGGGAGAATATCAAATTCTACTTCTTTCAAGAGAAACCCACCTACAGTCTTGGTTCTGACTTCCATAGAAAAGCAAGTTGTTTTCGTCTGCTTATACATAACTCTTGCAACAGTGGCCTGAACGCTAATGACATCTCATGAATGATCCTTTGTTCTTCCAATCTTTCAGTGGTCAGACTGAGGACAATAATGTTTCTTTCAGTGTTTTGACAACCGGTTTTTATGTCATCACTGCTTCCTAAAAAGAGGGGACCTGATGTTTTCTCCTTATAAACCCACAGATCTTTGAATAGGAACCCTCCTCACTGTAGTATCTCATTTGACAGGAAAGAAGTTGGCATGATTCAGCTACAGCACTACCTCTACCCCTTTGTTTTCCCCAGTATATCCCAAATGTTTCCTCCAAGTTTTTTGAGGGAGATTTCATTTcatgagtcaccttcgggctgatatgggcgggatagaaatagcgtaaagaaattaaataaataaattagaatcaCATTTCATCTGTCTTAGTAGCTCCCTCTAGAACAAGCTTTACTAAGGCCTACAATATCCAAAGTGATATATATGTGTTTTCAGTTTGTGTGTCCTCATCCTTGGGTAGAGTGTGATTTTATTATGTCATAGGGCCAGGGAGTGTCTTTCAAAACCTATATGCCTGTCATATAGATCACTGTTCTGCTGCGGTTTAATGCAATGTTACGTTCAGAGGGGTTGTTGCCATCTAATCACTCTTTTCTAATACTCGA is a window encoding:
- the SRP54 gene encoding signal recognition particle subunit SRP54 isoform X1 — translated: MVLADLGRKITSALRSLSNATIINEEVLNAMLKEVCTALLEADVNIKLVKQLRENVKSAIDLEEMASGLNKRKMIQHAVFKELVKLVDPGVKAWTPTKGKQNIIMFVGLQGSGKTTSCSKLAYYYQRKGWKTCLICADTYRAGAFDQLKQNATKARIPFYGSYTEMDPVIIASEGVEKFKNENFEIIIVDTSGRHKQEDSLFEEMLQVANAIQPDNIVYVMDASIGQACEAQAKAFKDKVDVASVIVTKLDGHAKGGGALSAVAATKSPIIFIGTGEHIDDFEPFKTQPFISKLLGMGDIEGLIDKVNELKLDDNEALIEKLKHGQFTLRDMYEQFQNIMKMGPFSQILGMIPGFGTDFMSKGNEQESMARLRKLMTIMDSMNDQELDSTDGAKVFSKQPGRIQRVARGSGVSTRDVQELLTQYTKFAQMVKKMGGIKGLFKGGDMSKNVNPSQMAKLNQQMAKMMDPRVLHHMGGMAGLQSMMRQFQQGAAGNMKGMMGFNNM
- the SRP54 gene encoding signal recognition particle subunit SRP54 isoform X2, with protein sequence MVLADLGRKITSALRSLSNATIINEEVLNAMLKEVCTALLEADVNIKLVKQLRENVKSAIDLEEMASGLNKRKMIQHAVFKELVKLVDPGVKAWTPTKGKQNIIMFVGLQGSGKTTSCSKLAYYYQRKGWKTCLICADTYRAGAFDQLKQNATKARIPFYGSYTEMDPVIIASEGVEKFKNENFEIIIVDTSGRHKQEDSLFEEMLQVANAIQPDNIVYVMDASIGQACEAQAKAFKDKVDVASVIVTKLDGHAKGGGALSAVAATKSPIIFIGTGEHIDDFEPFKTQPFISKLLGMGDIEGLIDKVNELKLDDNEALIEKLKHGQFTLRDMYEQFQNIMKMGPFSQILGMIPGFGTDFMSKGNEQESMARLRKLMTIMDSMNDQELDSTDGAKVFSKQPGRIQRVARGSGVSTRDVQELLTQYTKFAQMVKKMGGIKGLFKGGDMSKNVNPSQMAKLNQQMAKMMDPRVLHHMVCDFLGEKIASVLGISTPKYQYAIDEYYRMKKEEEEEEEENKMSEEAERRFQEQQNQEETSVQTVQPEATTCNTFVNLNFETEADCLPVIENKQEITPVSA